The following proteins are co-located in the Brevibacillus laterosporus DSM 25 genome:
- a CDS encoding DUF7667 family protein, whose product MTNDTDWQHELCAKLEKIQG is encoded by the coding sequence ATGACAAATGACACGGACTGGCAGCATGAGCTATGTGCAAAGTTAGAAAAAATACAAGGATGA
- a CDS encoding DsbA family oxidoreductase: MKVEVWSDFACPFCYIGKQRIEEALDKFAHKDDVEVVFRSFELDPKAQRDVDYDVHDMLVAKYGMSRDQAIAMNENLSGKAKEVGLTFQFDTLILTNTFDAHRLAKYAFKQGKMNPMAQELFRAYFTDSRHLGDHETLVELAVKVGLDRDEALKVLAGDDYSAEVRADEEEASRLGVSGVPFFVIDRKYAVSGAQSTDMFLNSLQTAWKESQSLNVLDDAGSESE, translated from the coding sequence ATGAAAGTTGAAGTTTGGTCCGATTTTGCTTGCCCCTTCTGTTACATCGGCAAACAACGGATCGAAGAGGCGCTTGATAAATTTGCGCACAAAGACGATGTTGAGGTTGTTTTCCGAAGCTTCGAGCTTGATCCAAAAGCACAGAGAGACGTGGATTACGACGTGCATGACATGCTGGTCGCCAAGTACGGCATGAGCCGGGATCAAGCGATTGCGATGAACGAAAATCTTAGCGGTAAAGCGAAGGAAGTCGGGCTTACCTTCCAATTTGACACCTTAATTCTGACGAACACATTCGATGCCCATAGGTTGGCGAAGTACGCATTCAAGCAAGGTAAAATGAACCCGATGGCGCAGGAACTGTTCCGGGCATACTTTACCGACTCCCGGCATTTGGGCGACCACGAAACGCTGGTGGAATTAGCGGTGAAGGTCGGGTTGGATCGCGATGAAGCGCTCAAGGTGCTTGCCGGTGATGATTATTCCGCCGAAGTGCGCGCTGACGAGGAAGAAGCAAGCCGGCTTGGCGTCAGCGGAGTGCCGTTCTTCGTCATCGACCGCAAATACGCCGTATCGGGGGCGCAGTCAACCGACATGTTTCTCAATTCTTTGCAGACGGCTTGGAAGGAATCGCAGTCGTTGAACGTGTTGGACGATGCCGGAAGCGAATCTGAGTGA
- the glnA gene encoding type I glutamate--ammonia ligase produces the protein MSRYTKEDIMRFADEENVKYIRLQFTDLMGISKNIEIPISQLPKALDNKMMFDGSSIEGFVRIEESDMYLFPDLDTWVVFPWGTEFGKVARLICDVYMPDGKPFEGDPRYILKKVMKEAEELGFTDFNVGPEPEFFLFKIDEKGEPTLDLNDQGGYFDFAPLDLGENCRRDIVLTLEKMGFEIEASHHEVAPGQHEIDFKYANALQAADQILTFKLVVKTIARQHGLHATFMPKPMFGVSGSGMHAHQSLFIGKENAFYDESDELGLSQTAKYYLAGLLKHARGFAAITNPLVNSYKRLVPGYEAPCYVAWSAKNRSPLVRIPASRGMGTRLEVRNPDPAANPYLALAVMLKAGLDGIKNKLKLQPAVDRNIYVMNEADREANGIDSLPSTLKEAIECLKADSVICEALGEHASLHFIEAKEIEWDMFRTRVHEWERSQYMNTY, from the coding sequence ATGAGCCGTTATACGAAAGAAGACATTATGCGTTTTGCTGATGAAGAGAATGTGAAGTATATCCGTTTGCAATTTACTGATCTAATGGGTATCAGTAAGAATATTGAGATTCCGATTTCTCAATTGCCAAAAGCGTTAGACAACAAAATGATGTTTGACGGATCTTCCATTGAGGGTTTCGTGCGCATTGAAGAGTCTGATATGTATCTTTTCCCAGATCTTGACACATGGGTAGTATTCCCGTGGGGAACTGAATTCGGAAAAGTGGCTCGTTTGATCTGTGATGTGTATATGCCGGATGGTAAGCCGTTTGAAGGTGATCCCCGCTATATTTTGAAAAAGGTAATGAAAGAAGCAGAAGAGCTAGGCTTTACGGATTTTAATGTTGGTCCAGAGCCTGAATTCTTCTTGTTTAAAATTGATGAGAAAGGCGAACCTACTCTCGATTTGAATGATCAAGGTGGATATTTTGACTTCGCACCATTAGACTTGGGTGAAAACTGTCGCCGTGATATCGTGTTAACCTTGGAGAAAATGGGTTTTGAAATTGAAGCTTCTCACCATGAAGTAGCACCAGGACAACATGAAATTGATTTTAAATATGCAAATGCTTTGCAAGCAGCTGATCAAATTCTAACGTTCAAACTGGTTGTTAAAACGATTGCTCGTCAACATGGGTTGCACGCAACCTTTATGCCAAAGCCGATGTTTGGTGTAAGTGGTTCTGGTATGCATGCTCACCAATCTTTATTTATTGGTAAAGAAAATGCATTCTATGATGAATCTGATGAGCTAGGTCTAAGTCAAACAGCAAAATACTATCTAGCTGGTCTGTTGAAGCATGCAAGAGGGTTTGCGGCAATTACGAATCCACTAGTTAACTCTTACAAGCGTCTCGTGCCAGGCTATGAAGCGCCTTGCTACGTGGCATGGTCTGCAAAAAACCGTTCTCCATTAGTACGTATTCCTGCTTCACGTGGAATGGGCACTCGCTTAGAAGTGCGTAATCCTGATCCAGCAGCGAACCCATACTTGGCATTAGCCGTTATGCTAAAAGCCGGTTTGGATGGAATTAAGAACAAATTAAAATTGCAACCTGCTGTTGATCGTAACATCTATGTGATGAATGAAGCTGATCGCGAAGCAAACGGTATTGATAGCTTGCCATCTACGTTAAAAGAGGCGATCGAGTGTCTGAAAGCGGATAGTGTTATCTGTGAAGCGCTTGGTGAGCATGCATCGTTACACTTCATTGAAGCGAAAGAAATCGAATGGGATATGTTCCGTACACGTGTTCACGAGTGGGAGCGTAGCCAATACATGAATACGTATTAA
- a CDS encoding VOC family protein — MINKVGQIMIYVNNQDEALQFWTEKVGFSVVSEEDNGQGLRWIEIAPTNEAETSIILHNKELIAKMQPELNLNTPSLMFFSGNLDKLYKDFSDKKITVGEIVSMPSGRVFNFADNEKNYFAVMEKK; from the coding sequence ATGATTAATAAAGTCGGTCAAATTATGATATATGTAAATAACCAAGATGAGGCATTGCAATTTTGGACAGAAAAAGTAGGGTTTAGCGTAGTTTCTGAAGAAGATAATGGCCAAGGGTTAAGATGGATTGAAATTGCTCCAACAAATGAAGCAGAAACGAGTATCATTCTCCACAATAAGGAATTAATAGCTAAAATGCAGCCTGAATTAAATCTTAATACACCTTCGCTGATGTTTTTCTCAGGAAATCTCGATAAGTTATATAAAGACTTTTCAGATAAAAAAATTACAGTCGGGGAAATTGTAAGTATGCCTTCTGGTAGAGTGTTTAACTTTGCTGATAATGAAAAAAATTACTTTGCAGTCATGGAAAAAAAGTAA
- a CDS encoding YiiX/YebB-like N1pC/P60 family cysteine hydrolase — translation MSHGGTVDDEAQYYVKGASASDYRKAVSYARDQIGKPYKLKTSLNNESNWYCSKLVFKAWEYAGFRIGSVDEYLGIVLPASIISDWDVVEYISDPY, via the coding sequence ATATCCCACGGTGGAACTGTTGATGACGAAGCACAGTATTATGTCAAAGGTGCTTCAGCTTCCGATTATCGAAAAGCGGTTTCTTATGCCAGAGATCAAATAGGTAAGCCCTATAAATTGAAAACTTCCCTAAATAACGAATCTAATTGGTACTGCTCTAAATTAGTATTTAAAGCTTGGGAATATGCTGGTTTCCGAATAGGTTCAGTAGACGAATACCTAGGTATTGTACTTCCAGCTAGCATAATATCGGATTGGGATGTAGTGGAATATATTAGCGATCCATATTAA
- a CDS encoding DUF7667 family protein encodes MWIVHQRMAELWFINKTRELTDSEMTEMSRCLSANAKKAWEIAKLKNLFLITSMTNDTEWQHELCARIGKIER; translated from the coding sequence ATATGGATCGTTCACCAACGTATGGCAGAGCTTTGGTTTATCAATAAGACGAGAGAACTTACTGACTCAGAAATGACAGAAATGAGCCGTTGTCTGAGTGCAAACGCTAAAAAAGCTTGGGAGATTGCAAAACTCAAAAACCTATTCCTGATCACCAGTATGACAAATGACACAGAGTGGCAGCATGAGCTTTGTGCAAGAATAGGGAAGATAGAGAGATGA
- a CDS encoding geobacillin-26 family protein (This protein is homologous to geobacillin 26, a large bacteriocin (245 amino acids) that was found in the thermophile Geobacillus sp. 15, and that has an unknown mechanism of action.) yields MEKKYWDVGNGKEGTYVKQTSSNKADLFDYEDKVLDLIKAEATFVATSTVSLSALMASVKGIKSGWGADRMIAFFAGAGFGMTAAVNAADMVIIERKVARAFDIIMEK; encoded by the coding sequence GTGGAAAAAAAATATTGGGATGTCGGGAACGGTAAAGAAGGCACCTATGTAAAACAAACGTCAAGTAACAAAGCCGACTTGTTTGATTATGAGGATAAAGTTCTAGATTTAATAAAAGCAGAGGCTACGTTTGTAGCAACCTCAACTGTTTCGTTATCGGCACTTATGGCAAGTGTAAAAGGCATTAAATCAGGTTGGGGCGCTGATAGAATGATCGCTTTTTTTGCAGGTGCTGGTTTTGGTATGACAGCAGCCGTTAACGCTGCGGATATGGTTATAATTGAGAGAAAAGTAGCACGTGCATTTGATATTATTATGGAAAAGTAG
- a CDS encoding M23 family metallopeptidase gives MKIYCRHPFKTNEKVTIPPGFGCHPGHPGSKDLVFPGITFGTPVYAMESGVIADVRTNRPHCPTPDCPQYANNVVIRGQDGFFTEYNHMARATKVDLRVDPRVDPRVGPGGRPWRWNRQLLKIGDSITRGQLIGFVDDSGYTTGPHLHVGRYTPGDDKTWWSRPTCDWMIQGVDSFLQFPPLDCRPMPRRVVHGYYIRNSPFYM, from the coding sequence ATGAAAATATACTGTAGACATCCATTTAAAACGAATGAAAAAGTCACCATCCCGCCGGGCTTTGGCTGCCACCCAGGACATCCAGGTTCAAAAGACTTGGTGTTTCCAGGCATTACATTTGGCACACCAGTTTATGCTATGGAATCAGGTGTAATAGCTGATGTAAGAACAAACAGACCCCATTGTCCAACTCCAGACTGCCCACAGTATGCTAATAATGTTGTGATCCGAGGTCAAGATGGGTTTTTCACAGAGTACAATCACATGGCACGAGCTACCAAGGTTGATCTCAGGGTTGATCCCAGGGTTGATCCCAGGGTTGGTCCCGGGGGTCGTCCATGGCGTTGGAATAGGCAATTACTAAAGATAGGAGACTCCATTACACGAGGTCAATTAATTGGTTTTGTAGATGATTCTGGTTATACTACAGGGCCGCATCTTCATGTTGGCCGATATACACCTGGTGATGATAAAACTTGGTGGAGCAGGCCAACTTGTGATTGGATGATACAGGGTGTCGATTCATTTCTTCAGTTCCCACCTTTAGATTGTCGTCCTATGCCTCGTCGCGTTGTACATGGCTACTATATTAGAAATAGCCCCTTTTATATGTAA
- a CDS encoding MerR family transcriptional regulator: MSDEIRRNMALFPIGIVMKLTDLTARQIRYYEQHGLVTPVRTDGKQRLFSFNDVDRLLEIKELIDKGLNIAGIKQVIQMKEPVVEAPILPDKTAARPQMEKKELLQLLKQQVINPSANRLGESALIRGELSRFFH; encoded by the coding sequence ATGAGTGATGAAATTCGTCGCAACATGGCCCTTTTTCCCATAGGTATCGTCATGAAGTTAACAGATCTGACTGCCCGACAGATCCGGTATTATGAACAACACGGGTTAGTTACACCAGTTCGCACAGACGGAAAGCAGCGGTTATTCTCGTTTAATGATGTAGATCGTCTGTTAGAAATTAAAGAACTGATTGATAAGGGCCTAAATATCGCTGGAATTAAACAGGTGATCCAAATGAAAGAGCCTGTGGTAGAAGCGCCGATCCTACCAGACAAAACGGCAGCTCGTCCACAAATGGAGAAGAAGGAACTATTGCAATTATTGAAACAACAAGTGATAAACCCCAGTGCCAATCGCTTAGGTGAATCGGCATTGATTCGTGGAGAACTTTCTAGGTTCTTCCACTAG
- a CDS encoding IS3 family transposase, giving the protein MKGSHSRKGNCLDNAYIESFFSHLKTETLYFFECKTEEELFQAIKKYIWFYNHERFQKI; this is encoded by the coding sequence ATAAAAGGTAGCCACTCTCGCAAAGGAAACTGCCTCGATAACGCCTACATTGAATCCTTTTTTTCGCATCTCAAAACCGAGACATTGTACTTTTTTGAGTGTAAAACAGAAGAAGAACTCTTTCAAGCCATTAAAAAATACATATGGTTTTATAACCATGAACGATTCCAAAAAATTTAA
- a CDS encoding MBL fold metallo-hydrolase: MFSKKSSIGVILLLCFTLLLSACSSEASKTNTASEGTQTPAADLKITPFNAGENGLFSVTSSLIEGPNEVLLVDAQFEKNNAEQLVKMIRDTGKKLTTVYISHKDPDFYFGLSAIREAFPDVKIVATPATVEGIKSTIQLKSDYWSPIMKENAPTALIVPDVLDGDKLTVDGETVQVIGLDGSDPSHTVLWVPSEKTILGGVPIYENLHVWMADNQTPESRDHWREILDRVLSLKPERVIPGHYLDKSSEDTSNVVFTRDYIAEFEAAAKQAKNSAELIAAMQKAHPDLKNTSDLELSAQVIKGERSWP; this comes from the coding sequence ATGTTTAGTAAGAAATCATCAATCGGAGTTATTTTGTTGCTTTGTTTCACGCTTTTGCTGAGCGCATGCTCCAGCGAGGCGAGTAAGACGAATACCGCGAGCGAAGGAACTCAGACACCGGCGGCGGATCTGAAGATCACGCCGTTCAACGCTGGAGAAAACGGCCTCTTTTCCGTCACATCGAGCCTGATCGAAGGGCCGAACGAAGTGCTGCTCGTCGATGCTCAATTCGAAAAGAACAACGCCGAGCAACTGGTCAAGATGATCCGCGACACTGGAAAGAAGCTGACTACGGTTTATATCAGCCACAAGGATCCGGATTTCTACTTCGGCCTGTCGGCGATTCGCGAGGCGTTTCCTGACGTAAAGATCGTAGCCACCCCGGCTACTGTGGAAGGGATCAAGTCAACCATCCAGCTCAAGAGCGATTACTGGAGTCCGATCATGAAAGAAAACGCCCCGACCGCGCTGATCGTCCCCGATGTCCTTGACGGGGATAAGCTGACGGTAGATGGCGAAACCGTGCAGGTGATCGGTCTCGACGGTTCGGATCCGTCTCACACTGTCCTTTGGGTTCCGTCGGAAAAGACCATCCTGGGCGGAGTGCCGATCTACGAGAACCTGCATGTCTGGATGGCAGACAACCAGACCCCGGAGAGCCGTGACCACTGGCGGGAGATTCTGGACCGGGTTCTTTCCCTGAAGCCGGAGCGGGTTATCCCGGGCCATTACCTGGACAAGAGCTCCGAAGATACATCCAACGTTGTCTTCACCCGTGACTACATTGCGGAATTTGAAGCTGCGGCAAAGCAGGCCAAGAATTCCGCTGAGCTGATTGCGGCGATGCAGAAGGCCCACCCGGACTTAAAGAACACAAGTGATCTGGAACTGAGCGCCCAGGTGATCAAGGGTGAGCGTTCCTGGCCATGA
- a CDS encoding IS3 family transposase — protein sequence MPKKAQSESASGGKVWKNLKEHLIAIHQAHPYFGYPRMQIALRKKGWKVNHKRVYRLMKELNLQSIIRKKRRYFGKTVSVITPNLLNRKFKTDKPNHLYVTDITFVSFQSRFYYLSVIQDLYNNEVVSWKVSHRNDLQLVLDTVEQLSKKRDVQEAILHSDQGFQYTSKQYNKLIKERHKR from the coding sequence ATACCTAAAAAAGCGCAATCCGAATCTGCATCTGGGGGGAAGGTATGGAAAAATCTGAAGGAACATCTAATAGCGATCCACCAAGCTCATCCATACTTCGGATATCCAAGAATGCAAATTGCTTTAAGAAAGAAAGGATGGAAGGTGAATCACAAACGAGTATACCGGTTGATGAAGGAGCTAAACCTTCAGTCTATTATCCGAAAGAAGAGACGTTATTTTGGTAAAACAGTATCTGTTATTACTCCTAATTTACTTAACCGTAAGTTTAAAACGGACAAGCCAAATCATTTGTATGTAACAGATATCACCTTTGTATCGTTTCAAAGTCGCTTTTACTACCTCTCAGTCATCCAGGACCTCTATAACAACGAAGTTGTTAGTTGGAAGGTTTCTCATCGAAATGACTTACAGCTCGTACTAGATACTGTGGAACAACTGAGCAAAAAAAGAGACGTGCAGGAAGCGATCCTGCATTCTGATCAGGGCTTCCAGTACACGTCTAAGCAGTACAATAAGCTAATAAAGGAACGGCATAAAAGGTAG
- a CDS encoding helix-turn-helix domain-containing protein yields MKPGRLQPDNLAKICEVLGVEITDVLELSDERL; encoded by the coding sequence ATGAAACCGGGACGGTTGCAGCCCGATAACCTTGCGAAAATATGCGAAGTGCTTGGCGTTGAGATTACGGATGTACTCGAACTTTCGGACGAGCGTCTCTAA
- a CDS encoding HNH endonuclease signature motif containing protein: MHQKKQVQQYDRERGSATQRGYDAKWRKARIGFLRKHPFCKHCFDKGFLTGATVVDHIIPHKGDKTLFWDRNNWQPLCEQCHSRKTAREIEALGDNLSIYSRHDLYDGRCLVK; this comes from the coding sequence TTGCATCAAAAGAAACAAGTCCAGCAATATGATCGGGAACGTGGATCAGCTACGCAACGTGGTTATGATGCCAAGTGGAGAAAAGCTAGAATAGGATTTTTAAGAAAGCATCCATTTTGCAAACATTGCTTTGATAAAGGATTCCTAACGGGTGCTACAGTAGTTGACCATATCATTCCACACAAGGGAGATAAGACGTTGTTTTGGGATCGGAACAACTGGCAGCCATTATGTGAGCAGTGTCATAGCCGGAAGACTGCTAGAGAGATAGAGGCGCTTGGAGATAATCTATCAATTTATTCGAGACATGATCTATATGATGGAAGGTGTTTAGTGAAGTAG
- a CDS encoding STAS-like domain-containing protein: MSFSGVDGVPSSFVNSAFIQLLEDFTFEEIRQNLRFINSTKQINQMIKSRFEFEVNERKKLISV, from the coding sequence ATCTCTTTCAGTGGAGTAGATGGTGTACCATCTTCTTTTGTTAACTCCGCGTTTATTCAACTTCTTGAGGATTTTACCTTTGAGGAAATTCGTCAAAATTTGAGATTTATTAATTCAACAAAACAAATCAATCAAATGATCAAGAGCCGTTTTGAATTTGAGGTTAATGAAAGAAAAAAGTTGATTAGCGTGTAA
- a CDS encoding geobacillin-26 family protein (This protein is homologous to geobacillin 26, a large bacteriocin (245 amino acids) that was found in the thermophile Geobacillus sp. 15, and that has an unknown mechanism of action.), translated as MKKVILSSALVLSVMASSSIPVFAMDESNQIVEAETLEDSQGNKYKIEILEDNDSERVVRVESKNGITEATYDKMNHTIEFDEDGTLTEVSIADPEEQIKKEKDRQKRSAKDIVRSAHEKYYGYYYVIDKSRGKKILGCRER; from the coding sequence ATGAAAAAAGTTATTTTATCTAGTGCTCTTGTTTTATCAGTAATGGCCTCATCTAGTATTCCTGTTTTTGCTATGGATGAATCTAATCAAATTGTTGAAGCAGAAACCCTTGAAGACAGTCAAGGAAATAAATATAAGATTGAGATTTTAGAGGATAATGATAGTGAAAGAGTAGTTAGAGTAGAAAGTAAAAATGGAATTACTGAGGCTACATATGATAAAATGAATCATACTATAGAGTTCGATGAAGATGGCACCCTAACGGAGGTCTCCATAGCAGACCCTGAGGAACAGATAAAGAAAGAAAAAGACAGACAAAAGCGGTCGGCGAAAGATATAGTGAGGAGTGCACATGAAAAATACTATGGTTATTATTATGTAATCGATAAGAGTCGTGGAAAAAAAATATTGGGATGTCGGGAACGGTAA